The following proteins are co-located in the Pseudomonas synxantha genome:
- a CDS encoding GNAT family N-acetyltransferase yields MSPIDIRPVTATDHAAWLALWQAYLQFYNTELPDAVSLSTWQRLIDASEPTHSALAWQDGKAVGMVNFIYHRSNWSIENSCYLQDLLVVPSQRGSGVGRQLIEYVYATAKADGCCKVHWLTHETNATAIQLYERIAERPGFIQFRQGL; encoded by the coding sequence ATGAGCCCGATCGACATCCGCCCCGTCACCGCCACTGATCACGCCGCCTGGCTGGCGCTGTGGCAAGCGTATTTGCAGTTCTACAACACTGAACTGCCGGACGCCGTCAGCCTCAGCACCTGGCAGCGCTTGATCGACGCCAGCGAGCCGACCCACTCGGCCCTGGCCTGGCAAGACGGCAAGGCCGTGGGCATGGTCAACTTCATCTACCACCGCTCCAACTGGAGCATCGAGAACTCCTGTTATCTGCAGGATTTGCTGGTAGTTCCGTCACAACGCGGCAGCGGCGTGGGCCGCCAGTTGATCGAGTACGTCTACGCCACCGCCAAGGCCGATGGTTGCTGCAAGGTGCATTGGCTGACCCACGAGACCAACGCCACCGCGATCCAACTCTACGAACGCATCGCCGAACGCCCAGGCTTCATCCAATTTCGCCAAGGTCTTTAA
- a CDS encoding PLP-dependent aminotransferase family protein — protein sequence MSCTTPPLSFNPAGIELDRRQGLTRQLYEALRQRVLDGRLVSGTRLPATRDLATALSISRNSVVRAYDQLYAEGFIESRVGDGTYVAQLPAPKKLSTKVSTGLTTGLSPALSTKWMDFPGNLDDEVIHSGGLARVKNNHLPQPPSGPPRAFRVGVPAFDLFPFEVWAKLSAAFWRKPDPQQLCYGDPAGDGRLRELIAAYLRSSRGMQCSAEQIVITSGAQQAISLCAQLLVEPGDGIAVENPGYRAAGHAFALAGGRLHGVPVDGEGIDCQALNALGDCRVAYVTPSHQYPLGVVMSLARRLELLDWAQRTGGWVVEDDYDGEYRYSGAPLSPLAALDRSGRVLYVGTFGKVAFPALRLGYLVLPSALVDAFAQRRAVDMRHSEVSTQAVMAEFMAAGHFQRHIRRMRRAALSRRNTLLAGWPGDLPGLGPLPNVPAGLHLTVRLDSLAHEQQLLAQALAAGVEVNGLSNYWLADSITPADQRAGLVLGFAAVPEAAITQALVRLRAAWQG from the coding sequence ATGTCGTGCACTACACCGCCGTTGTCATTCAATCCTGCCGGCATCGAGCTGGATCGCCGCCAGGGCCTGACGCGCCAACTCTATGAAGCCTTGCGCCAGCGCGTGCTGGACGGGAGATTGGTGAGCGGCACGCGGTTACCCGCCACCCGCGACTTGGCAACGGCATTATCAATTTCGCGCAACAGCGTAGTGCGTGCCTATGACCAGCTGTATGCAGAAGGGTTTATCGAGAGCCGGGTCGGAGACGGCACTTACGTCGCTCAATTACCCGCCCCCAAAAAACTATCCACAAAAGTATCCACAGGGTTAACAACAGGCTTATCCCCAGCTTTATCCACAAAATGGATGGATTTTCCTGGAAATTTGGACGATGAAGTTATCCACAGCGGCGGCTTGGCGAGGGTAAAAAATAACCACCTGCCCCAGCCGCCATCGGGGCCACCACGGGCATTTCGCGTGGGAGTGCCGGCTTTCGACCTGTTTCCGTTCGAGGTATGGGCCAAGCTGAGCGCGGCGTTCTGGCGCAAACCGGACCCGCAACAACTGTGCTACGGCGACCCGGCGGGTGATGGTCGCCTGCGCGAATTGATCGCCGCCTACTTGCGCAGCTCGCGGGGCATGCAGTGCAGTGCTGAGCAAATAGTGATCACCAGCGGCGCACAGCAGGCGATCAGCCTTTGTGCACAGCTGCTGGTGGAGCCTGGCGACGGCATTGCGGTGGAAAACCCTGGCTATCGCGCGGCAGGCCACGCGTTCGCCCTGGCCGGCGGGCGACTGCACGGCGTGCCGGTGGACGGCGAAGGCATCGACTGCCAGGCGCTCAATGCCCTGGGCGATTGCCGGGTGGCCTATGTCACGCCTTCCCACCAGTACCCGCTGGGCGTGGTGATGAGCCTGGCGCGTCGCCTGGAACTGCTGGACTGGGCGCAGCGCACGGGCGGTTGGGTGGTTGAGGATGATTACGACGGTGAGTACCGCTACAGCGGTGCGCCGCTGTCGCCACTGGCGGCGCTGGATCGCAGCGGGCGCGTGCTGTACGTCGGCACCTTCGGCAAGGTGGCGTTCCCGGCCCTGCGCCTGGGTTACCTGGTATTGCCGTCGGCTTTGGTGGACGCCTTTGCCCAACGTCGCGCCGTGGACATGCGTCATTCGGAGGTCAGCACCCAGGCGGTGATGGCTGAGTTCATGGCGGCCGGGCATTTCCAGCGGCATATCCGGCGCATGCGGCGTGCGGCCCTGAGCCGACGCAACACGTTGCTCGCCGGCTGGCCGGGCGACCTGCCTGGCCTTGGCCCGCTGCCCAATGTACCGGCAGGGTTGCACCTCACGGTGAGGCTGGACAGCCTGGCCCATGAGCAGCAATTGCTGGCCCAGGCGTTGGCCGCGGGGGTCGAGGTCAATGGCCTGAGCAACTATTGGCTGGCAGACTCAATTACCCCCGCCGACCAACGCGCCGGGCTGGTACTGGGGTTCGCCGCTGTGCCGGAGGCGGCGATTACCCAAGCGCTGGTGCGATTGCGGGCGGCATGGCAGGGTTAG
- a CDS encoding AraC family transcriptional regulator yields the protein MLHSHLTTLNAVSRVLDTFKAEGVSYDTLLAGSGIRQADLARADTHITTHQEMRVCANAVALRQDVGLELGQRMHVSSYGMLGYALLTSATFGDALRLALRYPALLGTLFELSLEQDSQRIWLTAGDYREDPALTQFNVEFCLVSLKVICADLLGQPLPLLGARFAYPSPDYQARYVEHFACPLEFSAQANAFAFDRHWLEQPLPLADVITHRAIAERCRKQNTEFTGRQAWLGRVRHLLGAQLDAAPGLGGLAEQMNCSSRTLRRHLHELGCSYQELLDELRFERAKQLLGGNELPIYRIAEQLGFSETASFRHAFVRWSGVAPSQFRL from the coding sequence ATGCTGCATTCACACCTGACTACCCTCAATGCGGTCTCGCGGGTGCTGGACACCTTCAAGGCCGAAGGCGTGAGCTATGACACGCTGCTGGCCGGCAGCGGTATCCGCCAAGCCGACCTGGCACGCGCCGACACCCATATCACCACCCATCAGGAGATGCGTGTGTGCGCCAACGCCGTGGCGTTGCGCCAAGACGTGGGCCTGGAACTGGGGCAACGCATGCATGTGTCGTCCTACGGCATGCTCGGTTATGCCTTGCTCACCAGTGCCACCTTCGGTGACGCCCTGCGCCTGGCCCTTCGTTACCCGGCGCTATTGGGAACACTTTTTGAACTGAGCCTGGAGCAGGACAGCCAGCGCATCTGGTTGACCGCCGGCGATTACCGCGAGGACCCGGCCTTGACCCAATTCAATGTGGAGTTTTGCCTGGTTTCGCTGAAGGTTATCTGCGCCGATCTGCTCGGCCAGCCCCTGCCGCTTCTCGGCGCCCGCTTTGCCTACCCCAGCCCCGACTACCAGGCACGCTATGTCGAGCACTTCGCCTGCCCGTTGGAGTTTTCCGCCCAGGCCAATGCCTTTGCGTTCGATCGGCACTGGCTCGAGCAACCCTTGCCGCTGGCTGATGTCATCACCCATCGCGCCATCGCCGAGCGTTGCCGCAAACAGAACACCGAGTTCACCGGGCGCCAGGCCTGGCTGGGCCGGGTTCGCCATCTGCTCGGCGCACAGCTGGACGCCGCGCCAGGTCTTGGTGGGTTGGCGGAGCAGATGAACTGTTCCTCGCGTACCTTGCGCCGGCATCTGCATGAGTTGGGGTGCAGCTATCAGGAGCTGTTGGACGAACTACGCTTTGAACGCGCCAAACAACTGCTGGGCGGCAATGAGCTGCCGATCTATCGAATCGCCGAGCAACTGGGTTTCAGTGAGACCGCGAGTTTCCGGCATGCCTTCGTGCGCTGGAGCGGCGTGGCGCCCAGTCAGTTCAGGCTGTGA
- a CDS encoding dermonecrotic toxin domain-containing protein, with product MPDNTVATDTSQTNRPPTVDELLIQLTTGPTSREVAANTLRTALREQYPKLDIDPDLAMVCHPRWRVIDDLIVSSRGTAESLTSVLAHQAISPRPVVYIDGEHYLSLQSHAWEAVHLPVKIDAVGRLINELAPLLFTAFQEQQLDYWNQSSDGNGPRWQVLANSLRKVWNVDVDTVEGWDADDCAMARTLYHFAQKETRSAKDPYKSRACLIDIDLLHDGQVRHIGVLDKTLLIGEHEEKTKILAYSLVDGYEKFASLEQVGASLPSKLSQMPHGTILQWRLIEPADNFFDSLACALISMQIEAIGMLDDREGRAALGQPGVPSTITRALPALEDLSGQSLSRVHQVHQQMPDWLADASDADAAAYGRYLIDLAQVHTSSHGRLFQDGIAPIRDYARAQLQSRFKADKQSTRLNPDKVEVIIQSPVIWGTFAVPGQIDITRRNLIDLALENLTGLPTGETSVAYNGGPAPEWLTYSYLKDLITQLDIGEHYPALIKRTLLEDPVQSQARQQLYTSHLRVQLPMLALQWKIQGRYGLDELGYRYVAALMQPDAHDRQFDGQEIVIRQLAFIPTLRPGHEQDGVTNMFVIEPRSADQGPCVLYRPLLEPMLRQFPSRQNLLYAIKHDRHLRESVLAWLPEASRFNYAQYVFPGAVPSPWTLARVLVEPATVVYMSGAIALSDEVLGNDILGSLFKANANAMVELATRQSVSNVQKRWATFRRAGWQIFNATLPFLGPTVGIAAWMWQIMDDLEEVGQAVNAADKATPWTSLVDLWLNLGMALALHVALRHPSAPATDETLKPKVPEEPLSNTNTEQPALPAPSISAVQLPDLPSTELFASHQGSLHVSGALSRTPTSLRTWLESFNVERPAELGEQNKQAGTHHHLYPAANKWFVPVGKRWFEVKVDANDNVVVIDSIIPNRTGPLLISNRAGQWFVDPRLRLRGGGFRNRLRTARQQKPPRIEELRRSIDRFQITDRDRQQQMSDTLAAIGTQPGPSTDLRRENFIRDVNQRLLEYEEPIRQLRSLGHIDDVPEYQSMMIGFLKNQLALTRAAINEQLPAYRDALLGSLNALELPASLERRTAETIATQTLEMIMRLEYVAGRFKELENLGVDGAEVIQSTMRALPNITLPDLKALHITLMRYLCVKAGNSAVLTHVRAQLSDIIDAADLHVQSVIDILGEPEGSSLDERIETLNSLAEQFDIVDHRLLDLHAEYPEQLQRDPVEVLRQRIEEFHQRALHELAQLLRQRKALEPKPGPSKPPERPRRKIIKTRFKGIVVGEPRESDAALVDVKAPLTGKVIATFHEKTPGVWVAHNEATSRPTVTKPVDLGISLNAGQRLLDEEPVATQRLLAHSRRPERIPVEIEEMFHQQAARLEQAVTDVESALTQLNLTESDRPSAATLNRQLNDKAKHLYELGSQTRINMTKQQLPTAARVQWLHEQKLVKIVKVQSRQRLKRPGNDYMDEYEIVDKQSKTVLWYAHFHYASPQAEAEHFTAGHLKTRKQQKLRGAVQRTGTSDKDQIAIYRSEISSALAKSLFFDSPPNPAMPPAIAPALG from the coding sequence ATGCCCGACAACACCGTCGCCACGGACACTTCGCAAACCAACCGGCCGCCCACCGTCGATGAACTGCTCATCCAGCTGACTACCGGCCCCACCAGCCGGGAAGTCGCGGCCAACACCTTGCGCACTGCCCTGCGCGAGCAATATCCGAAGCTGGATATCGACCCGGACCTGGCCATGGTCTGCCATCCGCGTTGGCGAGTCATCGACGATCTGATCGTCTCGTCCAGGGGTACAGCCGAGTCCCTGACCTCAGTCTTGGCACACCAGGCCATATCGCCCAGGCCGGTGGTCTATATCGACGGCGAGCACTACCTCTCGCTGCAATCCCATGCCTGGGAGGCCGTGCACCTGCCGGTGAAGATCGACGCTGTCGGCCGCTTGATCAACGAGCTGGCGCCGTTGCTGTTCACCGCTTTCCAGGAACAACAGCTCGATTACTGGAACCAATCCAGCGACGGTAATGGCCCGCGCTGGCAAGTGCTCGCCAACTCACTGCGCAAAGTGTGGAACGTGGATGTGGATACTGTAGAAGGCTGGGACGCAGACGACTGCGCCATGGCCAGAACGCTGTACCACTTTGCGCAGAAAGAAACCCGCAGTGCCAAGGACCCGTACAAGAGCCGTGCCTGCCTGATCGATATAGACTTGCTGCACGATGGTCAGGTTCGTCATATCGGCGTGCTGGACAAGACGCTATTGATCGGCGAGCACGAGGAAAAAACCAAGATCCTCGCCTACTCCCTGGTCGACGGCTACGAGAAATTCGCCTCACTGGAGCAGGTCGGGGCAAGCCTTCCGTCCAAATTGAGCCAGATGCCCCACGGCACGATATTGCAATGGCGCCTGATTGAGCCGGCCGACAACTTTTTCGACAGCCTGGCCTGCGCCTTGATCTCCATGCAAATCGAAGCCATCGGCATGCTCGATGACCGCGAGGGCCGCGCCGCCCTCGGCCAGCCCGGCGTCCCTTCGACCATAACCCGTGCCCTGCCCGCCCTCGAAGACCTGAGCGGACAGTCCTTGTCGCGCGTTCACCAAGTCCACCAGCAAATGCCCGACTGGCTGGCCGACGCCAGTGATGCCGATGCAGCCGCCTATGGCCGTTACCTCATTGACTTGGCCCAGGTGCACACCTCCAGTCATGGCCGCTTGTTCCAGGACGGTATTGCGCCGATACGCGACTATGCCCGCGCGCAATTGCAAAGCCGGTTCAAGGCCGACAAACAGAGCACCAGGCTGAACCCGGACAAGGTCGAAGTCATCATCCAGAGCCCGGTCATATGGGGCACCTTTGCTGTGCCTGGACAGATCGACATCACCCGTCGCAACCTGATCGACCTGGCCCTGGAAAATCTCACCGGGCTGCCCACCGGCGAGACCAGCGTGGCGTATAACGGCGGTCCCGCGCCTGAATGGCTGACATACAGCTACCTCAAGGACTTGATTACCCAACTGGATATCGGCGAGCACTATCCGGCGCTGATCAAGCGCACACTGCTTGAAGACCCGGTGCAATCCCAGGCACGGCAACAGCTCTACACCAGTCACCTGCGTGTGCAGCTGCCGATGCTGGCCCTGCAATGGAAAATCCAGGGACGCTATGGCCTGGATGAGCTTGGTTACCGATACGTTGCCGCCTTGATGCAACCTGACGCCCATGACCGCCAGTTCGATGGGCAGGAAATCGTCATCCGTCAGCTGGCCTTTATTCCCACCTTGCGCCCCGGGCACGAACAGGACGGGGTGACCAACATGTTCGTGATCGAGCCCCGGTCCGCCGACCAGGGCCCGTGCGTACTGTACCGCCCGCTGCTTGAACCGATGCTGCGCCAATTCCCCTCGCGGCAAAACCTGCTGTATGCGATCAAACATGATCGGCATCTGCGCGAATCGGTGCTGGCCTGGTTACCCGAAGCATCGCGTTTCAACTACGCACAGTACGTGTTCCCCGGCGCCGTGCCGTCGCCCTGGACACTTGCCCGCGTGCTGGTCGAGCCCGCCACCGTGGTGTACATGAGCGGCGCCATTGCCTTGAGCGACGAAGTGCTGGGCAATGACATACTGGGTTCGCTCTTCAAGGCCAACGCCAATGCCATGGTGGAGCTGGCGACTCGTCAATCGGTGTCCAACGTGCAAAAACGCTGGGCGACCTTTCGCCGTGCCGGCTGGCAGATTTTCAATGCGACCTTGCCGTTCCTTGGCCCTACGGTGGGAATCGCGGCCTGGATGTGGCAGATCATGGATGACCTGGAAGAGGTCGGGCAGGCAGTCAATGCCGCCGACAAAGCCACGCCCTGGACCTCACTGGTGGACCTGTGGCTCAACCTGGGAATGGCCCTGGCGCTGCATGTGGCCCTGCGTCATCCGTCCGCCCCGGCGACAGACGAAACGCTCAAGCCCAAGGTGCCCGAGGAGCCGCTGTCGAACACCAACACAGAACAACCGGCGCTGCCCGCGCCCTCTATCAGCGCGGTGCAGCTGCCGGACTTGCCCAGCACCGAACTGTTCGCCTCGCACCAGGGCTCCCTGCATGTCAGCGGCGCACTCAGCCGCACCCCCACGAGCCTGCGCACATGGCTGGAGAGTTTCAATGTGGAGCGGCCCGCCGAATTGGGCGAGCAGAACAAGCAAGCCGGTACCCACCACCATCTGTATCCCGCCGCCAACAAATGGTTCGTACCAGTTGGCAAGCGCTGGTTCGAGGTCAAGGTAGATGCCAACGACAACGTGGTTGTTATCGACTCGATAATCCCAAACCGTACCGGCCCATTGCTGATCAGTAACAGGGCTGGGCAGTGGTTCGTCGATCCCCGCCTGCGCCTGCGTGGCGGCGGTTTCCGCAACCGCCTGCGCACGGCCAGGCAGCAGAAACCGCCGCGCATTGAAGAACTGCGCAGAAGTATTGACCGCTTCCAAATCACCGACCGGGATCGACAACAACAGATGTCCGATACCCTCGCTGCCATCGGCACACAGCCAGGGCCCTCCACTGACTTACGCCGTGAAAATTTCATCAGAGATGTGAATCAACGCCTGCTGGAGTACGAAGAGCCCATTCGCCAACTCAGGTCCCTGGGCCACATCGACGACGTGCCTGAATACCAGAGCATGATGATTGGCTTCCTGAAAAACCAGTTGGCGCTGACGCGAGCCGCCATTAATGAACAATTGCCCGCTTACCGCGATGCCTTGTTGGGTTCCCTCAATGCGCTCGAATTACCCGCCTCGCTGGAGAGGCGAACCGCCGAGACTATTGCGACTCAGACCCTGGAAATGATCATGCGCCTGGAATATGTGGCTGGTCGCTTCAAGGAACTGGAAAACCTTGGTGTCGATGGTGCAGAAGTTATCCAGTCGACGATGCGCGCCTTGCCCAATATCACGCTCCCCGACCTGAAGGCGCTGCACATCACCCTGATGCGCTATCTGTGTGTCAAAGCCGGTAACAGCGCGGTGTTGACCCATGTCCGCGCACAGCTGAGCGATATCATCGACGCCGCCGACCTGCATGTGCAGAGCGTGATTGACATCCTCGGCGAGCCCGAAGGCAGCAGCCTGGATGAGCGCATCGAAACGCTCAACAGCTTGGCCGAGCAATTCGACATCGTTGACCATCGCTTGCTGGACCTGCACGCCGAATATCCAGAGCAACTGCAACGTGACCCCGTGGAAGTACTGCGCCAGCGCATCGAAGAATTTCATCAACGCGCCTTGCACGAACTGGCGCAGCTGTTGCGTCAGCGCAAAGCCCTTGAGCCAAAGCCAGGACCGTCGAAACCGCCCGAGCGGCCTCGACGCAAAATCATCAAGACCCGTTTCAAGGGCATCGTGGTCGGAGAACCACGGGAAAGCGATGCCGCCCTGGTAGACGTCAAGGCCCCGCTGACCGGCAAGGTGATCGCCACCTTCCACGAAAAAACCCCAGGAGTCTGGGTGGCACACAACGAAGCCACCTCAAGGCCGACAGTGACCAAGCCGGTGGACCTGGGGATAAGCCTCAATGCCGGGCAACGGCTGCTGGATGAAGAGCCGGTGGCCACCCAGCGTTTGTTGGCGCACTCGCGCAGACCGGAGCGCATTCCGGTAGAGATTGAGGAAATGTTCCACCAGCAAGCGGCACGCCTGGAGCAGGCCGTGACGGATGTGGAGTCGGCCCTGACCCAGCTCAACCTCACCGAAAGCGACCGCCCTTCGGCCGCCACGCTCAATCGTCAGCTCAATGACAAAGCCAAGCACCTCTATGAGCTGGGCTCACAGACACGCATCAACATGACCAAGCAACAATTGCCCACGGCGGCACGGGTGCAGTGGCTGCATGAGCAAAAGCTGGTGAAAATTGTCAAGGTGCAGAGCCGTCAGCGCCTCAAAAGACCGGGTAACGACTATATGGACGAATATGAGATTGTCGATAAACAGAGCAAAACCGTGCTCTGGTACGCGCACTTTCACTACGCCTCGCCCCAGGCTGAGGCCGAGCACTTTACAGCTGGACACCTCAAGACCCGCAAGCAGCAAAAGCTCCGCGGAGCGGTGCAGCGCACCGGCACCAGCGACAAGGACCAAATCGCGATTTACCGTAGTGAAATCAGCTCGGCACTGGCCAAATCACTGTTCTTCGACAGCCCCCCTAACCCTGCCATGCCGCCCGCAATCGCACCAGCGCTTGGGTAA
- a CDS encoding histone deacetylase family protein produces the protein MLTIYSDDHHLHHGRCELMDGQLMPCFEMPARADHVLQRVKDRGLGPVQAPQDFGLAPLQRIHSPDYLDFFKSAWQRWTEFGQDGDLLPYTWPARTLRRVLPTSLHGQLGYYSFDGGAPITAGTWQAAYSAAQVALTAQQAIQQGARSAFALCRPPGHHAASDLMGGYCYLNNAAIAAQAFLDQGHTRVAILDVDYHHGNGTQSIFYTRNDVLFTSIHGHPEAEFPFFLGYADELGEGAGAGFNFNYPLPAGSGWERWSQALEQACQQIERYGADVIVVSLGVDTFKDDPISQFKLDSPDYLAMGARIARLGKPTLFVMEGGYAVEEIGINAVNVLEGFEECVQ, from the coding sequence ATGCTGACGATCTACTCGGACGATCACCATCTGCACCACGGCCGTTGTGAATTGATGGACGGGCAACTGATGCCCTGCTTCGAAATGCCCGCACGCGCCGACCACGTATTGCAACGGGTCAAGGACCGCGGACTGGGCCCGGTGCAGGCACCACAGGACTTCGGCCTGGCACCGCTGCAACGCATCCACAGTCCCGATTACCTGGATTTCTTCAAAAGTGCGTGGCAACGCTGGACCGAATTCGGCCAGGACGGCGACCTGTTGCCCTACACCTGGCCGGCACGCACCTTGCGCCGGGTGTTACCCACCAGCCTGCACGGCCAGCTGGGTTACTACAGTTTCGATGGCGGCGCGCCGATTACCGCCGGCACCTGGCAAGCCGCGTACAGCGCCGCCCAGGTTGCGCTCACTGCGCAACAGGCGATCCAGCAGGGTGCGCGCTCGGCCTTCGCCCTGTGTCGGCCACCAGGCCATCACGCCGCCAGCGACTTGATGGGCGGCTACTGCTACCTCAACAATGCGGCCATTGCCGCCCAGGCGTTTCTCGACCAGGGCCATACGAGGGTCGCGATCCTCGATGTGGATTACCACCACGGTAACGGCACCCAGTCGATTTTCTATACTCGCAACGACGTGCTGTTCACCTCGATCCATGGGCACCCGGAAGCGGAATTTCCCTTCTTCCTCGGCTATGCCGACGAGTTGGGGGAAGGCGCCGGGGCCGGCTTCAACTTCAACTATCCGCTGCCGGCGGGTTCAGGTTGGGAGCGCTGGAGCCAGGCGCTGGAACAAGCCTGCCAGCAGATCGAACGCTACGGCGCCGATGTGATCGTGGTGTCCCTGGGTGTGGACACGTTCAAGGACGATCCCATTTCCCAATTCAAGCTCGACAGCCCGGACTACCTGGCCATGGGTGCACGCATCGCACGCTTGGGCAAACCCACGCTGTTCGTCATGGAAGGCGGCTACGCCGTAGAAGAAATCGGCATCAACGCCGTCAATGTGCTCGAAGGCTTTGAGGAGTGTGTGCAATGA
- a CDS encoding polyamine ABC transporter substrate-binding protein, translating to MNLFKVFALCIAVLGSAAHAEEKTLKVYNWFDYITPKALEDFKAQNPQIKLVYDIFDTNEALEAKLLTGNSGYDVVVPSNVFLAKQIEAGVFQPLDRNQLPNWKHLDPKLMKLIEANDPGNKFAVPYMYGTILIGFNPAKVKAALGDSAPVDSWDLIFNEANLSKLKQCGVALLDSPSEILPLALQHLGLDPNSNNPKDYAKAEALMMKIRPYITYFHSSKYMADIANGDICVAVGYSGSFSQAANRAKEAKNGVTVDMRLPKEGAPIWFDMLAVPKGAQNPEDAYTFINYLLQPDVIAPISDFVGYPNPNKDATEQVAPAIRNNPNLYPTEAAMATLYTLKPLGREAERARTRAWTKIKSGT from the coding sequence ATGAACCTGTTCAAGGTATTCGCCCTTTGTATTGCCGTACTCGGCAGCGCGGCCCACGCCGAAGAAAAAACCCTGAAGGTCTACAACTGGTTCGACTACATCACCCCAAAGGCACTTGAAGACTTCAAGGCACAGAACCCGCAGATCAAGCTGGTGTACGACATCTTCGACACCAACGAGGCGCTGGAAGCCAAGCTGCTCACCGGCAACTCCGGATACGACGTGGTGGTGCCGTCCAATGTGTTTTTGGCCAAGCAGATCGAAGCAGGCGTGTTCCAGCCCCTGGACCGCAACCAACTGCCCAACTGGAAGCACCTGGACCCCAAGCTGATGAAGCTGATCGAGGCCAACGACCCTGGAAACAAGTTTGCCGTGCCCTATATGTACGGCACCATCCTTATCGGCTTCAACCCGGCCAAGGTCAAGGCAGCGCTGGGTGACAGCGCGCCAGTGGATAGCTGGGACCTGATCTTCAATGAAGCCAACCTCAGCAAGCTCAAGCAGTGCGGCGTTGCCTTGCTGGACTCGCCCTCGGAAATCCTGCCCCTGGCCCTGCAGCACCTGGGCCTGGACCCCAACAGCAACAACCCCAAGGACTACGCCAAGGCCGAAGCGCTGATGATGAAGATCCGCCCCTACATCACTTATTTCCACTCATCCAAATACATGGCCGATATCGCCAATGGTGACATCTGCGTGGCCGTCGGTTATTCCGGCAGTTTTTCCCAGGCTGCCAATCGCGCCAAAGAGGCGAAAAACGGCGTGACCGTGGACATGCGCCTGCCCAAGGAGGGCGCACCGATCTGGTTCGATATGCTCGCCGTTCCCAAGGGCGCCCAGAACCCCGAGGACGCCTACACCTTTATCAACTACCTGCTGCAGCCGGACGTCATTGCGCCGATCAGTGATTTTGTCGGCTACCCCAACCCCAATAAGGACGCCACCGAACAGGTCGCCCCGGCAATCCGCAACAATCCCAACCTGTACCCCACCGAAGCGGCCATGGCCACGCTCTACACCCTCAAGCCCCTGGGCCGGGAGGCCGAGCGCGCCCGGACGCGGGCCTGGACCAAGATCAAGTCCGGTACCTGA
- a CDS encoding FMN-binding negative transcriptional regulator has translation MYTPRAFALDDLPEIQQLIQHTRLAQLVTFGEQGLQASHLPLLLNPDEGPHGTLYGHLAKANPQCKDLQDGSEALVIFACADAYISPSFYPAKAEHGKVVPTWNYIAVHAYGKPEAFTDAERLLAVVTALTDRHEGNRAQPWKVSDAPANYIDGMLKAIVGFALPIERLVGKRKLGQNRSQADINGIREGLATSLDVRDQTLARFMPQGVSE, from the coding sequence ATGTACACACCTCGCGCCTTTGCCCTCGACGATTTGCCCGAAATCCAGCAATTGATCCAGCATACGCGCCTGGCGCAACTGGTGACCTTTGGTGAGCAAGGCCTGCAAGCCAGCCACCTGCCGCTGCTGCTCAACCCCGATGAAGGCCCCCATGGCACCCTCTACGGGCACTTGGCCAAGGCCAATCCCCAGTGCAAAGACCTGCAAGACGGCAGCGAAGCGTTGGTGATCTTTGCCTGCGCCGACGCCTACATCAGCCCATCGTTCTACCCGGCCAAGGCCGAGCACGGCAAGGTGGTGCCAACCTGGAATTACATCGCCGTGCATGCCTATGGCAAGCCCGAAGCGTTTACCGACGCCGAGCGTCTGCTGGCCGTGGTTACCGCGTTGACAGACCGCCATGAAGGCAACCGCGCCCAGCCGTGGAAAGTCAGCGACGCCCCGGCCAACTACATTGACGGCATGCTCAAGGCCATCGTCGGCTTTGCCCTGCCGATCGAACGTTTGGTAGGCAAGCGCAAACTCGGCCAGAACCGCAGCCAGGCTGACATCAACGGCATTCGCGAGGGCCTGGCCACCAGCCTCGACGTGCGCGACCAGACCCTCGCACGCTTTATGCCCCAAGGAGTTTCAGAATGA